From a single Dehalococcoidia bacterium genomic region:
- a CDS encoding SAM-dependent methyltransferase has product PEELEEEIAEAGFSIRGMFSVQGPGEYATDLDDRMADPRRREQLLDLIRMVEQERTLMGMASHLVVAAEK; this is encoded by the coding sequence GTCCTGAGGAGTTGGAAGAGGAGATCGCCGAGGCTGGCTTCAGTATCAGAGGCATGTTCTCAGTGCAGGGACCGGGAGAGTACGCCACGGACCTCGATGATCGGATGGCTGACCCTCGAAGGCGAGAGCAGTTGCTTGACCTGATTCGCATGGTCGAGCAGGAGCGAACGCTGATGGGCATGGCAAGTCACCTCGTCGTGGCCGCCGAGAAGTGA
- a CDS encoding class I SAM-dependent methyltransferase, with amino-acid sequence RWLASLGYEAHLIDPVSKHLEQAREASASQPDHPLASVSEGDARSLSWHDESVDLVLLMGPLYHLLAREDRLAALSEARRVLRNGGILIATGVNRYASLMDGLMDGYIDDPDFMTILYRDLSDGRHLPNSHA; translated from the coding sequence CGCGCTGGCTGGCGAGCCTCGGTTACGAGGCCCATCTGATCGATCCGGTTTCCAAGCACCTGGAGCAGGCCCGCGAGGCATCGGCATCGCAACCGGACCATCCGCTGGCGAGTGTGTCCGAGGGCGACGCTCGCTCGCTGAGTTGGCACGATGAGAGCGTCGATCTTGTCCTGCTCATGGGCCCGCTGTACCACCTGCTCGCCAGGGAGGACCGGTTGGCCGCGCTGAGCGAGGCACGTCGTGTGCTGAGGAACGGGGGTATATTGATTGCCACTGGAGTCAACCGATACGCCTCACTGATGGACGGTCTCATGGATGGATACATCGACGATCCTGACTTCATGACCATTCTGTACCGCGACTTATCAGACGGTCGGCACCTGCCGAACTCGCACGCCCA